A genomic stretch from Styela clava chromosome 5, kaStyClav1.hap1.2, whole genome shotgun sequence includes:
- the LOC120344174 gene encoding bromodomain-containing protein 2-like, translating into MSAAEVTQANAQSSVRDMDTMSTPSSVQSNEDGRRLSIDMPSGQKKGRLTNQLEYLKKNVLKAVWKHHFAWPFHSPVDPVKLNLPDYFDIIKTPMDMGIIKRKLENNHYWSAKECIQDYNLMFSNCYIYNKPTDDVVLMAQTLEKNFLQKIKDMPPVEYEIEAPVKKGRKGKTTSTYVPGAVTRKQTAEALPSSTQPTTEQQSVTSTNDSHPPYKHEPQTIINNKSESLPTQQAINNAAQQMMATNVHQAPTMPSKPKKGVKRKADTTTPVITTVAGKIPTAMSPEHRTESPEVGQGHDSSFNNNDISGESIEHDMSTDIAGKILARTPSLARRETSGRTIRPPRSKDLDSEENDQHAKRPKVAKLSEQLKYCNNIIKDLLSKKHATYAWPFYKPVDAKALGLHDYFEIIKKPMDLGTIKKKMENREYRSPGEFADDVRVIATNCFKYNPPDHDVVAMAKRLLEEFEIRYAKMPDEPVEADQTNSQADYYDVSSATKGEKSVKSEKSKKDKHKHRSRHRTVSSSSSSDSSNETSDVELERNKKIAQVQEKIKQAQIDLTKLMEQQAALLAEAAKYKTKKEHKEKKKRKRKEKNAKQKDQDKEKKGGSKMKNDKDDKTSMSKSKSKKQPKKTQKNKNVNGTNAPNSASAPGANTSDVYVFESDDEDHAKPMTYDEKRQLSLDINKLPGDKLGRVVHIIQTREPSLKDSNPDEIEIDFETLKPSTLRELEKYVMTCLRKKPRKPYSKKAPSSKEEFTRQKQEELEKRLEDVSGKLGMPKKSKKGGGGAESRLSASSSDSSNSDSSSDSSSSDTSDSESDSQPPPAKQPAPPIAPTVQPVYNEIPKNLPKPAVHPSMPRLPSSGPTGIATAKPPAQVMNPVIAQSMPKLPNPTMNTGPTSAPLPLNPGQVTTQRQFSDTTSKIPSVGGALPLAKTVSDGAQPHHASVNSTQNPVPSQDPQDKKKTDFKMRNMSSWSSLAQTMGSKGPTNNSQSSSHGNVMHGPTPGQPPVSVKNAANSFEVFKQQAKERQQFMGLLKQQEEQRRREQEQKEREKREKESASSTAAPQQAMTMAPIPKPIANDANKAIANGNSQSNAHQAPAESANIARMREMQRRRRQEMAGQIDMNHQSDIMKHFEDNLF; encoded by the exons ATG tcaGCAGCTGAAGTGACACAAGCTAATGCTCAGAGTAGTGTCAGAGATATGGATACAATGTCAACACCATCATCTGTGCAATCTAATGAAGATGGAAGACGTCTGAGCATAGACATGCCTTCTGGACAGAAGAAAGGCCGGCTGACAAATCAATtggaatatttaaagaaaaatgtGTTGAAGGCTGTTTGGAAACACCATTTTGCTTGGCCTTTTCATTCACCAGTCGATCCGGTCAAATTAAATCTACCT gaTTACTTTGATATAATCAAAACACCAATGGATATGGGAATTATTAAAAGAAAACTAGAAAATAATCACTACTGGTCAGCAAAAGAATGCATTCAAGACTACAACCTCATGTTTTCCAattgttatatttataataag CCTACAGATGATGTGGTACTTATGGCCCAAACATTGGAGAAAAACTTTTTGCAAAAAATCAAGGACATGCCACCAGTTGAGTATGAAATTGAAGCCCCTGTCAAAAAAGGAAGAAAAGGCAAAACTACCAGTACTTATGTTCCTGGTGCTGTGACAAGAAAGCAAACGGCTGAAGCACTA CCTTCCAGTACGCAACCAACAACTGAGCAACAATCTGTAACATCGACGAACGATTCGCATCCTCCATACAAGCATGAACCGCAAACTATTATAAACAATAAATCAGAAAGTCTGCCAACGCAGCAAGCTATTAATAATGCTGCCCAGCAGATGATGGCTACGAATGTTCATCAAGCGCCTACGATGCCATCTAAACCAAAAAAAGGAGTAAAACGAAAAGCCGATACAACTACTCCAGTAATAACCACTGTAGCCGGAAAAATACCTACCGCAATGTCACCAGAACACAGAACAGAGTCACCTGAAGTAGGCCAGGGCCACGACTCTTCGTTTAATAACAATGATATTTCTGGGGAAAGTATCGAACATGACATGTCCACAGATATAGCTGGAAAAATTCTTGCACGCACACCCTCACTTGCCCGAAGAGAAACTTCAGGACGGACAATAAGACCTCCACGTTCAAAGGATTTAGATTCCGAAGAAAAT GATCAGCATGCAAAGAGACCAAAGGTTGCCAAACTGAGCGAGCAATTGAAATACTGTAACAACATCATAAAAGACTTGCTATCGAAAAAACATGCA ACCTACGCATGGCCATTCTATAAACCAGTGGATGCCAAGGCGTTGGGACTGCACGACTACtttgaaattatcaaaaaacCAATGGACCTGGGAACgataaagaaaaaaatggagAACAG AGAGTATCGTTCACCTGGTGAATTTGCTGATGATGTTAGAGTTATAGCAacaaattgtttcaaatataaCCCTCCAGATCATGATGTTGTTGCAATGGCAAAGAGGCTTTTGGAGGAATTTGAAATCAG ATATGCAAAAATGCCTGACGAACCTGTGGAAGCTGATCAGACTAATTCTCAGGCAGACTATTACGATGTATCGTCAGCTACAAAAGGAGAGAAAAGTGTAAAGTctgaaaaatctaaaaaagatAAACACAA ACATCGCAGTCGACATCGTACAGTTAGTAGTTCAAGTTCGTCAGATTCATCTAATGAAACTTCAGACGTGGAATTAGAACGTAATAAGAAAATTGCACAGGTTCAAGAAAAG atcaaACAAGCACAAATTGACTTAACCAAATTAATGGAACAGCAGGCTGCACTGCTGGCAGAAGcagcaaaatataaaactaaGAAAGAACATAAGGAAAAGAAGAAGAGGAAAAGGAAGGAAAAGAAtgcaaa GCAAAAAgatcaagacaaagaaaagaaagGTGGTtcgaaaatgaaaaatgataaggATGACAAAACATCTATGTCAAAATCGAAGTCGAAAAAACAACCTAAAAA AACTCAGAAGAATAAAAATGTCAACGGCACGAATGCTCCGAATTCGGCTTCTGCTCCCGGTGCGAACACATCTGACGTTTACGTTTTTGAATCCGATGATGAAGATCATGCAAAACCAATGACTTATGATGAAAAACGTCAGCTTTCTCTAGACATCAATAAACTTCCGGGAGATAAATTAGGACGTGTCGTACATATTATACAG ACTCGTGAACCTTCACTAAAAGATTCTAATCCAGATGAAATAGAAATCGATTTTGAAACATTGAAGCCATCAACGCTGCGGGAACTTGAAAAATATGTCATGACATGCTTGCGGAAAAAACCAAGAAAACCTTATT CAAAGAAAGCACCTTCTTCTAAAGAAGAATTCACTCGGCAAAAGCAAGAGGAATTAGAGAAACGATTAGAAGATGTCAGTGGTAAGCTCGGAATGCCGAAGAAGTCAAAGAAAG GTGGAGGTGGTGCAGAGAGTCGATTATCAGCAAGTTCCAGTGATTCAAGTAATTCAGACTCTTCATCCGATTCCAGTTCATCTGATACATCTGACTCGGAGTCAG ATTCACAGCCACCACCAGCAAAACAGCCTGCTCCTCCAATTGCACCG ACTGTTCAACCTGTATATAATGAAATACCCAAGAATTTGCCAAAACCAGCTGTTCATCCTTCTATGCCAAGACTACCGTCTAGTGGACCAACCGGAATTGCAACCGCCAAGCCTCCTGCTCAAGTA ATGAATCCTGTTATTGCACAATCGATGCCTAAATTACCAAATCCAACAATGAATACCGGTCCTACTTCAGCACCATTACCACTGAATCCAGGTCAAGTTACTACGCAAAGGCAGTTTTCAGATACAACT AGCAAAATTCCATCTGTTGGTGGTGCACTCCCCCTGGCTAAAACTGTTTCCGATGGGGCACAACCACATCATGCATCTGTCAATTCCACACAAAACCCGGTACCATCGCAAGATCCTCAAGACAAGAAAAAG ACCGATTTCAAAATGAGAAACATGAGTTCGTGGAGCAGTCTAGCACAAACAATGGGAAGTAAAGGGCCAACAAACAATTCACAGTCATCCTCTCATGGAAATGTTATGCATGGTCCTACACCAGGGCAGCCACCCGTCAGCGTTAAAAATGCAGCTAACAGTTTTGAGGTGTTCAAACAGCAAGCTAAAGAACGGCAACAGTTTATGGGTCTTCTTAAACAACAAGAGGAACAGAGGCGAAGAGAGCAAGAGCAAAAAGAAAGAGAAAAAAG GGAGAAAGAATCTGCATCATCAACTGCGGCTCCACAACAAGCAATGACTATGGCACCGATACCAAAACCAATTGCAAACGATGCAAACAAAGCAATTGCGAATGGAAACAGCCAGTCAAATGCTCATCAAGCACCTGCAGAATCAGCAAATATAGCCAGGATGCGAGAAATGCAACGTCGTCGGAGGCAAGAGATGGCGGGTCAAATCGACATGAACCACCAGTCGGATATTATGAAACATTTTGAAGACAATTTGTTTTAA